Proteins encoded within one genomic window of Haematobia irritans isolate KBUSLIRL chromosome 5, ASM5000362v1, whole genome shotgun sequence:
- the Xxylt gene encoding xyloside xylosyltransferase yields MAAMSPGDKLISGATRKLGLGHLKMAKFMFLIISAIVCVIIFYANTQSSVIGRRSLFALFLNKDHNSNKDEHQESAVVYNENIGDVLDSDLMINIPPQEEEGDDEETTLPLNEGRHRRKGEDTQMKLFSTRRPRKSLIMKSVLLKPPTMRNASVQIFNLASGGSSTTGGSSSSLSTTSDYNIFVIYTKENYQLHVKFELFARSLLKYANSGVLMHLHVLTDETSGHSVEQILKSEITRYRRSIIYSLYSMHLCAEQVMDIVNTMTPYFSSTPKSYYSDALFFLSLGLHRIADENMQRAILLDCDIVFRSDVRLLFNEFERFGPDHLFGLAPELTPVYRHILYRYRATYTNTDFGSPFYLPASPSQQAANEMVSEESPLVIHSPHKLRKLERHGSKHGYPGLNSGVVLLHLQRIRKSHLYHHQLQDTEVRKITSKYMFKGHLGDQDFFTLLGYEFPNLIYRLDCVWNRQLCTWWKDHGYSDVFDKYFTCKGRIKMYHGNCNARVPE; encoded by the coding sequence ATGGCCGCGATGTCTCCGGGCGATAAATTAATTAGTGGTGCTACCCGAAAACTGGGTCTGGGCCATTTGAAAATGGCCAAATTCATGTTTCTTATCATATCAGCAATTGTTTGTGTTATAATCTTCTATGCGAATACACAGTCATCAGTAATTGGTAGAAGATCCCTATTTGCATTATTCTTGAATAAGGACCACAATAGCAACAAGGATGAGCACCAAGAATCCGCAGTAGTATACAATGAGAACATTGGAGATGTCCTAGATTCAGATTTGATGATAAATATACCTCCACAAGAGGAGGAGGGTGATGATGAGGAAACAACACTGCCACTAAACGAAGGCCGCCATCGTCGCAAGGGAGAGGACACGCAGATGAAGTTATTTTCAACACGGAGACCACGAAAATCTTTAATTATGAAATCAGTGCTATTGAAACCTCCCACAATGCGCAATGCAtcagtgcaaattttcaacttggCCTCAGGTGGTAGCTCAACAACCGGAGGCTCTTCATCCAGCCTTAGTACAACATCTGATTACAACATATTCGTTATATACACCAAGGAAAACTATCAGCTACATGTAAAATTCGAATTATTTGCTCGTTCCTTGCTGAAGTACGCCAATTCGGGGGTCCTGATGCATCTGCATGTACTAACAGATGAGACCAGTGGTCATTCTGTGGAACAGATTCTCAAATCGGAGATAACTCGTTACAGGCGCTCCATAATCTACAGTCTATACAGCATGCATTTATGTGCCGAGCAGGTGATGGATATCGTTAATACTATGACGCCTTACTTTAGCTCTACACCCAAATCCTATTACAGTGATGCTCTTTTCTTCCTATCGTTAGGTTTACATCGCATTGCCGATGAAAATATGCAGCGTGCAATATTACTTGATTGTGATATCGTCTTCCGTTCCGATGTACGTCTCTTGTTCAATGAGTTCGAGAGATTTGGTCCAGACCATTTGTTTGGTCTGGCACCGGAATTGACACCCGTATATCGTCACATATTGTATCGATATCGTGCCACTTATACAAATACGGACTTTGGAAGTCCATTCTATTTGCCGGCATCGCCGTCACAGCAGGCAGCTAATGAAATGGTTTCAGAGGAATCTCCCCTAGTTATCCATAGCCCACATAAATTACGCAAACTGGAGAGGCATGGCTCCAAACATGGCTATCCAGGTTTGAATTCCGGTGTAGTATTACTTCATTTACAGCGTATACGTAAATCGCATTTATATCATCATCAATTACAAGATACAGAGGTGCGTAAAATCACCTCCAAATATATGTTTAAGGGTCATTTGGGAGATCAAGATTTCTTCACGCTATTGGGTTATGAATTTCCAAATTTGATATATCGTTTGGATTGTGTTTGGAATCGTCAGTTGTGTACATGGTGGAAGGATCATGGCTATAGTGATgtctttgacaaatattttacgTGTAAGGGTCGTATTAAAATGTATCATGGTAATTGCAATGCCAGAGTACCAGAGTGA